The sequence TTTCCTGATCCGAGTGCCAGCGTTTTCCCGGACTCCAGCAAAAAACCAGCGGTTGCCGCACGCCCGGCAAACTCCTCCGGGGAAACAAGACGCATACACGGCACAAGCGCCTGAATGCTCCGATACGGCGATGGCGATACGGCATGTATATCCTGCGAAGGCATCTGAAGCACCGTCACCAGGCGACCTCCCGGACGACACGCTCCCGATAACCGACCGAGAGACTCGGGAAGCGACACATACTCGAATACCAGAGCTGCATAGACAAGATCGACCGGCTCAAAGGCAAGCGGGTCGGACTGAATATCGGCAACATGAAATTCGAGCCCTGGAACACTTCCCTCAAAGCGGGATGATGCAGCAACGATATAGCCTGGATTGATGTCCACGCCAACAACGCGCCTCGTTACGGCAGGATCGATCTTGTCAAAGCCATTGCCGCCGGCACAACCTATTACGGCTACTGCCTCCGGCGAAAACCGGAGCAAGGCATCCGAGAATTGAGCTGCCAGCATGTCTGCCTGATCGATAGCCGGCATCGACATATGGGATTCATAGTCCGCAAGAGGAATATCCAGCCACGGGTTACGCATAAGTCGGATAACCGTTTATATCATTGACACCGGTTCGGTTTCCTGAGTTTTCTTCCTGTATCCTAAACCCGAGAACGACGCAATCAGCGTCCCGTCTTCATCTTTTATTGCCACCTTATACCCGCATATCTTTTTCTGCTTGCTCTCCTCTTTCGCTTCCGCTCTGATATAAGCTCCTTGTGGCGCATTGAAGTAAGAAATCGAAGCATTTATTCCTACCGTAGTACTTCCGTCGGCATTACACGCCACGGCAAACGCATAATCGGCGAGCGTAAATATCACACCGCCCTGAACTATATCTATCCCGTTTTTATGTTTTTCCCCTATTGCCAACTCAACCAGCGCATATCCAGGATACGCTTCAACGATCTCTATACCCAACAGTTGTGCAAACCTGTCGTTTTTCACATTTTTAATATACTCGTCATTCATCTGCAGTCCTTTTCAAAATTGATACCTGCGCGACAGAAGCACACCTGAAAAAAAACAGGCTGATACGCCCTTGATCCAATTCCCTGAAATATAACCAGAATACAATCGACCTCCTCTTTTCGGCACCAGCATCAAGAAACAATCTTGCGAAAAAACCTGCAGAACGCCCACAACTACGCAAACTACGACTCGCACCGCTTCTCGATCCGCAATGCCGGAATATTCATGTCAAACCCTCCAATGCGACCGCTATCTGCTCCCTGTACCTTGTCAGCAATGCCATCTGTTTCAGAGAGGCGTCCTGATAAGTTCGCCAATAACCGCCCTGCTTGGCGAGAATCCCTTTGGGACTTCCCAGAGAAAATTGAGAACGACGTAGCCGCCTTTTGGTATCCCGAATTCAATCGAGCCATCTTTTCCGTCAACCATCATCGTATTCCATTGAACAACGGAAGAAGATCCTCGTCCCTCAAGCCCAACACCTAACGTCTTCATGCTTATCGGAGCCTGCTGTGACACCGACAGTCCCGCCGATCCTCCAGCTATGTGAATCCAGCATCTCGAGTATTTCCTGCCGTTCTTGTCGATAATTGAGCACTGACCCTGTTTGAAAATCAAGGCTGTTTTAGCATCTGCCACAATTTTCGCTCCGTAGTAGTAATAGCCGACATTTTCCCCCTTGATTTTCGCAATCCCGTGTGCGGGATTGACTATCTTCGCACCTGCCAGCGCCTCAGTTGAAACGATGACAAAAAACATCATACCAACAATAATTCCGGCAAGAACCCCCGATATCCCGACATCCATAGATTTCCGGTTTTCTGCAATCACGGCATCCTCCTTCTGTTTCGAACATTAAAGAGATAGCGGACCAAAACGAAAAAACCACCAACCATGCGCATTATGATATTATCCGCAATCTTAAACACACAAATAACGCACAACAACAAAACAGCCAAACTCTTTCCCTGCTAATCAGCTAACAAAAGAAAGCTGGATATGCCCGGATACTCTGGATACGGTCTTTCTGTTTTATTGTGCGTACCTTTGATAGGCCTTTTCAAGTTTGATGTGATAGCTGTTTTTCGCAAAACCGGAACCATTGTACCCTTTGGCGAACTTCACCCAATCATGCATTTTAAGCGGCTTGTCAAGCAGGGTAGCCTGCAGAAAACGCATAGCCGCGATAAGCTGATGTCGCTCATGCCGACGCATATCTTCGAAGAACGAACGAACATCGGCATAACCGCAACTCTTATGATTGAAACCCATGAGCTGAAACAGGCCATACGAAGCAGATTTAAGGGCAGCTTCCTCATCTATCTTCTTCGCGGCCTCCAGTCTCTTGTATTCCCCTTCTCCGCCAACATACCATTTGCTCCTCCATGACGGATAGAGCACACCCTCAGGCAATCGCCTGGCTGCATCGACGGGGTTGATTCCTTTTTGCTGCAAATGTTTCCAGAAAACATGGCCCTCGAAAAGAAGAACAGGCTCTCCGTTTGCAAGGAACCCGCGCCCTCTCGACTCTACGGCAGTTACCGTCTTGATGAGAGCCTTTTCGATCCCGGACATCGCTGCTGCCTTGTCAAAATCTGCTTCATCAAGCAGTTTGTCGGTATCGTCATGTTCCTGTTCGCCCATGTTCTGGCGGATCTGCCTGACAGCGGCTGCAGTTTTTTGTCCATACCAGCCATCAACGGGTCCGGGATCGATACCACAGGACAAAGCGTAGTCCTGCAGGAACATCACCAAATACTGTTCCGTACGCTTTGGCGAAGATGTCAGTTCATACTTCTTGCCTATGGCAGAGATAACCGCCTTGAGCGTTTCAGGTCCAGCAATGCCGTCAATAACGCCTGAATACAGTCCACACCGGCGCAGAAGTTCCTGAGCGAGTTTGATGATGTCTTTCATGACTTATTTGGTTTATAGTAAGATCGCCATGTTTTACGACTGGAAATTAAATCTTTCTGCATTCGCAAGTTCTTCCGAGAAACTGAAAAACTGCCGACAAACGGTTATTTAAGCGTCTATTCGGCAGGAACTGCCCATCGAACACTTTTCCACAGAATACGTAGATCCATATCCACAACATCATGCTCCTTTATAGAAAACAAGCAGCACGCAAACCCTTACTGCATCCCTGTCAATCCATTCCGAATACAACCATGCTTCAGCTAAAAATTATTAAGCGTTATGACCTTGCCGTCAGGACCGAACCACACCTCCCCGGCTCCAAGCATTATTCCCTGATCCCGAACGAACATATTTTTTGGTATTGCTTTTGAAATTGCATCAACATAATCCGGTGTAAATATGACATCATAATTCCGGATTAAAGATCCTGCATTACGAATCTTCTTATAACCTTTTTTCGTATAAATCGTTATCGGGTACTTGACAAGATTGGCCACTGTATATTTATCCCCCCGTTTCACTGCCTCCCAAAAGCGTTGAGCGTTTCGGTCAATCAACTTGTCATCAGCAGCACCTGCTACGGAATACCGGTTTTCCAATGTTCCTCCCGTCTCGCTTTCCAATGTCAGATAAAACGGAAGTTTTTCGGAAGAACGGTCTCTGGCATACCAGCTGCCGACCATGACTTCACACTGCAACTCGCTGTCGCCGAACTTGCCGCGAGGATCTTTTGCAGGAAATTCTCCATCGAAACGTCCGATACTCCTTTCCGAAGAATCAAATACATCGATCACAAACCTGGAGGCGTCAAAAATCCTGCCCCGGAGAGTGATATTCATTAATTGCGATGCATAGCAATACACTCCCTTTATCTGATGATCGTTAACCGTTATCGTCATCCGGACATGAGAAGTATCGCCAACAGTGCCGTCATAGTTTCTGAGCAGTTGGCTATCCTTATCGCCTCTGCAATCTCCGGATGCAGATACTGCGAACAGAAAAGAAAGTATGATCGCTGTCGTTATCCGACCGGCTTTTTCAAATCTTCCACACGATAACATGGCGCGTGTCGTTTTCGTATGTATAACAACCATTACTGTTACAATATACGTGAAATCACCTGTCTTTTAAGTATTCGGATCAGTAACGCACTCGCCGAACTCACAAGCTCGCTGCCTGACATCGAACGGCCTGAAAGAACATCGGAAAACCGTCGAATGAAGATGCTTGTTACATTTTTCCTTACATTTCAGGGAAAAGCTCCGGAAAACCGGCAGCGTTTTTTCCAGTATAACAGGCTTCAATAGTTCTGCCATTCAGGAATATGATCAACAGAAATAATTATCACGCCCTTCCCTGCCCCTGCGGCAGCGGAAAACCGTTTGACGAATGCTGCTTCAGACCGAACAATAAGAAAACCGGTAATCCAATGGATGAGGTGATGCACGCTCTCCATGAGGCCCAACAAGGCCGGGAGTTCAGCTCCATCGAGGATGCCAATCGGTTTATGCAAGAATTCATGATCCGGCAGAATACAGCGCCACGCGATGCATTCGCAGGATTGTCGCCAACAGAGATGCGCAGTATCCTCGCGACCCCTTTTGATGCCGCTGCTATCGTAACCTTTGCCGATGTTCTTTCGCAAGACCCGGTCTCTCCCGTAACCACAATTTTCAAAGCGCTTGCGGACGCGATCGGCGAAAAGGGGCTCAAGCCAACCGCTACAGGCAATCTGCCAAGAAATACCGTTCGCGAAATTTCAAGAGCAATCAACGGCACCGATACTTTCGGAACCAAAAACACGCAATACCTGATACAGAAAGAGACCGATTATTTCGATCTGCACATAACACGACTTATTGCAGGTCTTGCCGGCCTCATCAGAAAATACAAGGGCCGGTTTATGCTGACGAAAAAGTGCCGGGCTCTCCTTGACAGACATGGTATTGGCGGAATCTGGCCGGAGCTTTTCAGGGCTTATGCAGAAAAATATAACTGGGCCTATAGTGACGGGTACGGTGAACTATATTTCATGCAGCGTTCGTTTCTCTATACACTCTACCTGCTGCACCGGTTCGGCTCGGAAGAACGTGACGGTCTGTTCTATGCAAACGCATTTCTCACGGCCTTTCCGGCATTTCTTGATGAGATTCCTCCGCGGTACTCCACGAGTCCGGATGAGATCGCAATATCATCGTATCTGCACCGAACCATTGACCGGTTCGCAGGATTCTTCGGACTTGCTCATGTCGAGAAAACTGAATGGAAGTTTAGCGTCGATAGAATTTACAAGGTTCGGGCCCTGCCGCTCCTGGAAGATGCGATACGGTTTCATGTCCCATAAACTGAACACTCTTCAGGCTACCTGATAATGAATGGCATTAATAGGAGTGAAAACTCGGACCGATACTGGAAAAGCCGGGTAAAAAGGGCGGAAGTGTTTTGATTCATCCTCGGGGTACAGTGTGCGCATCAGCATAACAAGTGCCTGACTTTCAGGAGACCAAACAACGACCCGCACTCTATAATCTTCGCATCGGGCCACCTTACTGACACCAGTTATCCTTATTCGCCGGATCTGTCGCATCACAATCAAGGGATATCTCGTCCAGGAAGAACCGTCGCTGCAGGGGAAACTTCCTCCACGATACTTTCGGCTTCGAAGGCCTGAAGGCGTTCAATTCTTTCATGATCTTTTTTCTTCCTGTAAGGTAGTTTATGCTGAAGTCTGACCGTTCGCCGGAGTTCCGGGAGAACTCGGAGTGGTCGTAACCGATCAGGCGGAACCGTGATCCCTCAGAACGAAACGTGAACGTTTCATGCGTCACCCCATAGCTTCCGCAGCTCAGCCACGTATGCAATCCGATCTCCAGATTTCCCCGTTTTATCGAAACCCCGCCGCCATCGAGACGATCGGCCATGCACGGAACATCTTCGTTATGTTCGCTCGGCAGCAGGTTATCCCTGTCGAGCATTTTTCTGAACCCGTTGGGCGTTTTGAACAGGATGATGAGACGTCTCGGATTCAGATTGAGAGTTGATGCACCGAGAGACTCGTTGTTTTTCCTGAATTTTGCAGGATCTGTTTGTTCTGCAACAAGCACAACATCATCAAGTCCATCCCTGTTCAAATCTCCCGACTTGTGGGCAATCAGCTTCCAGCCCTTGGGTATCCACTCCGAAAAAGAGTGCGAATCTGCTGCAAAGGCAGGCACCGCCAGAAGAAACAGAAGCAAAATCAACGAAGGGTTCATATCCGCAGTCAGCAAAAAGGGTTATCGACGAAAACCGTGAACACCCTGACGATAACCATATCATATCGATATGCAAAGCTGGCGACTTTTTTTCCGATCCGGCACAACCGATCATGGGACAGCGCTCAGCAACATGAGCACACTCATGTTCGCCTCCTCTGCAGAATAATCCAATCTGCGGTCAATGCCGTTTTGCGCTCATACGTTATGCATAAACGACACACCCGAAAATCCTGTCCACCGACTGAATGAGCTGTTTTTGTCAGTTTGAAAATCACTTCTGAATCTCCTCTACCGCCACACAATGAGACTGAAAAGGGATTGTAATGCCTGACTTTCAGGAGATTCAACGACGTCACGAAGTATTCAGCACAAATCTCCTGAAAGCTTGCCAGACCGGCTTCGAGGTTTTCGATGATCTCTCCGGCGAGCAGATCGGGGTCGGAGAGGTTGCCGAGATCGGCGAAGCTATTGTCTCTGGCGACAATCTCATCGTAAGCGTATTTGCGCCAGTGGCCTTCAGGGTTTTCCTCCGACCAGGTCTCCTTGCGTTTATGTCAGTTTCCTGGGTTGTACCACTCTACGAACTCCTGCCGGTCTCTGGCTTGCAGCGGACCAGACTTCGCATGACCTCATGGGGTGGTTTCCTGGATATGTTGTTTATTTCGGTTCCGTATTCTGTTTTTCCGCCAATCTGTTTTTTATCTCCTGCAATTCATCCATCATCTTTTTGTTTGTCACGCTGTTTTTATAGCCCATTAACATGAGTTTCACAGAAACCAGAAACACACCCGCCTCCAGAAGCAGATCATGCGTAAAACCTTTTACGAACAGCGCTACAACAAACAGAACAAACGTAACGATGATGACAATTACCGTCGGAGTATCAAAATGCTTGTTCATTTCACAAAAAATAATTGAGTGATTCATCCATAACACAGGTCATGTGGATCTTCGTCCCGTAGCTGATCAGCGAAAGGCTTGCCGTGCAAGCTCAGCAGAACCGGCGTCAAGCTATTACCCGGCGCTTACCCGCTCCTTGAAGAAACGAACGATCAGTTCAATGGCGTTTTCCGGATACTTGTGGGATCCGGGATGCACAACCGAAACAACGGAAGCTCCTGCCTTCGACGGATACAAGGTGCCTGTCAGGTCGCCTGCCGTCGCCCAGGGAATGCCCTTGGTCTCGCATGCGTTCCTCCTGCAAACCGCTTCAAGCGTCTTTTGCTGGTTCTCGAACGGCACCACGTTGTCGTTCCTGCCGGCTATGTGCATGACCGGTATCGGCTTCGCATCGTTGTCCGCCCAAAGCCCGCCGGCAACAGCCGCCGATGGCGCGATAGCCGCGAAAACCTTTGAGCGCACCATGCCCAACAGGTAGGTAAACACGCCGCCGTTGGAATGTCCGGTTGCGAACACCCGCGCATCGTCAACCCTGAACCTTTCACGCAAATGCCTCAGTATCGCATCGACGAACTTGATATCCCGGTCGTTGCTGGCGGCGACCTTCTGTTGCCATCCTGGCTGTTTGCCTTCAGGATCACGCCCCGTGACTGTCGGCAACCCCTGAGGGTAAACAATGACGGCCTCCGGCCAGTATTTCTGGAAATCATATCGTTCCACGCTCTCTATTGTGCCCCCGTGACCGTGAAACACGAGAATCACCGGAACAGGCTTTTCAGTCCTCTTCGCGGGAGGAACAATCATGGCTTCGCGTCTCTCGCCCTCCACCGTCAACTCAGTTACGGCCGCTTGTTCTTTTGCGAAAACCGTAAAAACCGGTAGCATGAGAAATACTATGTGTATAAACACAATGCGGACAAGTCTCATCGAGTTCTCCGTTGTACGTTGTCGTTACCAGGTCGCCATTGTCCTGTCGCAGGATCAGCATGCTCACGAATTCGCTAACCCATCGTTGAAGGCGGACAATGTTTTCCTGTTCCTGCTGGATATCAGGTTCCCGATCATGTGATGCCGCGCACCCGGCGCGACCATACGAACATGCTTCAGGCTGGAGTGTTCCAGCCTCAGGGAATAATGCCCTTTGTTGTCAAATCCTCCAAATAAGTTGTCAAAAAATCTTATTTATGTTGACAGAAATCATATATTACGCTGTCAACATCACAATATGAATACGGCAGAACGGGCAAATGAGAGCAAGAACAACAGAAATAAGAACCTATATGCTGACAGCATGCAGGAAGAAGTCGCTCAATGTCGCTGCGGATACTGCAAGGCATTTCAAAATCTCCCGACAGGCTGCTTCACGGCACCTGCATGCACTCGAAGAAGCGGGGTTCGTCAGATCGGAAGGGACAAAAAACGTCAAAAAATCGACACTTATCCCTCTTAAGCAAACATCCCGGACATTCCGGTTGGCTGGCCTGAAAGAGGATGTTGTTTGGCTTGAATCGATAGCCCCCCTGATTGCCGATTTGCCGGATAATGTCCGTGAAATGTGGCAGTACGGTGCGACAGAAATGATCAATAACGCTATTGATCACTCTGAGGGACTTACCCTTGCAATTCACTTTTCAGGAAACGCAATAGACTGCGAACTGACGATTACTGACGATGGCGAAGGCATCTTCCACCGTATTCAACGATTGACCGGCCTGTATGATGCCAGGGAATCAATCCTTGAGCTTGCCAAGGGCAAGCTGACAACCGACCCGCAGAACCATTCCGGCGAAGGTATATTTTTTACATCGAGGGCATTCGACAGCTTCGCTATCATCTCAGGAAATCTCTGCTTCACCCACCAGTCAAAAAAAGATGACTGGCTGATCGATATCGACTCCGATACACCGGGCACAAGCATTTATCTCAGATTGAGCAACACCAGCCCTCGAACCATGAAGGAAATCTATGACGAGTATGCCGAGCCGGACGAGTATGCCTTTAACAAAACAAGAGTTCCGGTAAAGCTGGCCCGATATGAGGGAGAAAAGCTCGTATCCCGATCGCAGGCAAAGAGGCTTGTATCGCGCTTCGAGAAATTCTCAACCGTCATCCTTGATTTTGAAGACGTCGAAGAAATCGGACAAGCATTTGCAGACGAAATCTTCAGAGTATTTGCATCGAACCATCCGGAAGTGAAACTCATTACCGCTCATGTAACGGACGCCGTAAACAAAATGATCCTGAGAGCTCTGGCTGTCAAGTAACCTTCCCCATAAGCACTCGAAGCAAACGATGCACCCCATTTCCTCGCATACAAATAATAAAGAGCGTCCCGTCTTTGTTCATGATGAAATCCCAATTTTGTCCCGGAAGTAAATTTAATTTATCCATCAATGGTCTGAAGTAATTCTCAGCGAGAAAATCATATAATTTAAATGCATACTGCAAGTCTTCTGATGCATAGCTTATGAATACTCTATCAAACATAATATTCGGTTTTTCATGGTTTTTGGTAACATTTTGCAGCTACAAGAAGTTGGCGATTTCGGAGACGAAAACTTACTACCAGCACTGCACTTGATACGAAGCACAAAGCTTCATTTAACCACTGAACCGCCAATTTCTTGTAGGTGCTGTTGTGCGTTCGTTGTTTAATTATGTTTTGTTCTCAATGTTCCAACTAAGTTTGAATTATCTAAATAATAAGCACCACTTATTTCCAATCTTCCTAAATAATTAGCTCCAAATGATCGTCCTCCAATTATTTGCTTTTCTCCTAGTATCGTCCAAACAACCTTTAATTTGTTCTCATTTAGAAACTTCAAAAAAGAACCTTTCCGAACAAGTAGATAAGATTTTGAATCATTATAAACATTTGTTGCAAAACATTGAACTACTTCTGAATTGTCTATAAATTCTCCCTCTCTTTGGCTGTACTTTAAATCCATACCCTTATGAATAACAGTACTTGGTTTTAAAAAGCTAATAGTTTCATCTTTTGATTTATCAAACTCTTCCTCCCATAAAAAACCATGTGCAGTTACATTGACTTCTGCTACATACTCCCCTGATTTCCTGTCATGAACTTCTGTCCATTCAGTGCCTCCATAAAATTCAGACATAAAATATTCCTGAGCAGGTGACCAATAATATTCTCTGCTGAACATTTCGTATCTGTCACCACTTTCAGGCATCCAACGCCCCATGAATTCCTGTTCGATAGCCCAATCTTTAAATGAGTCGTATTCATCATTTTTAACTAGATAACTTCTAATGTGACACCA comes from Chlorobium limicola DSM 245 and encodes:
- a CDS encoding class I SAM-dependent methyltransferase, coding for MRNPWLDIPLADYESHMSMPAIDQADMLAAQFSDALLRFSPEAVAVIGCAGGNGFDKIDPAVTRRVVGVDINPGYIVAASSRFEGSVPGLEFHVADIQSDPLAFEPVDLVYAALVFEYVSLPESLGRLSGACRPGGRLVTVLQMPSQDIHAVSPSPYRSIQALVPCMRLVSPEEFAGRAATAGFLLESGKTLALGSGKQFAVQMYRRADG
- a CDS encoding PaaI family thioesterase, whose translation is MNDEYIKNVKNDRFAQLLGIEIVEAYPGYALVELAIGEKHKNGIDIVQGGVIFTLADYAFAVACNADGSTTVGINASISYFNAPQGAYIRAEAKEESKQKKICGYKVAIKDEDGTLIASFSGLGYRKKTQETEPVSMI
- a CDS encoding N-acetylmuramidase domain-containing protein; this translates as MKDIIKLAQELLRRCGLYSGVIDGIAGPETLKAVISAIGKKYELTSSPKRTEQYLVMFLQDYALSCGIDPGPVDGWYGQKTAAAVRQIRQNMGEQEHDDTDKLLDEADFDKAAAMSGIEKALIKTVTAVESRGRGFLANGEPVLLFEGHVFWKHLQQKGINPVDAARRLPEGVLYPSWRSKWYVGGEGEYKRLEAAKKIDEEAALKSASYGLFQLMGFNHKSCGYADVRSFFEDMRRHERHQLIAAMRFLQATLLDKPLKMHDWVKFAKGYNGSGFAKNSYHIKLEKAYQRYAQ
- a CDS encoding SEC-C domain-containing protein, which encodes MINRNNYHALPCPCGSGKPFDECCFRPNNKKTGNPMDEVMHALHEAQQGREFSSIEDANRFMQEFMIRQNTAPRDAFAGLSPTEMRSILATPFDAAAIVTFADVLSQDPVSPVTTIFKALADAIGEKGLKPTATGNLPRNTVREISRAINGTDTFGTKNTQYLIQKETDYFDLHITRLIAGLAGLIRKYKGRFMLTKKCRALLDRHGIGGIWPELFRAYAEKYNWAYSDGYGELYFMQRSFLYTLYLLHRFGSEERDGLFYANAFLTAFPAFLDEIPPRYSTSPDEIAISSYLHRTIDRFAGFFGLAHVEKTEWKFSVDRIYKVRALPLLEDAIRFHVP
- a CDS encoding alpha/beta hydrolase family esterase codes for the protein MLPVFTVFAKEQAAVTELTVEGERREAMIVPPAKRTEKPVPVILVFHGHGGTIESVERYDFQKYWPEAVIVYPQGLPTVTGRDPEGKQPGWQQKVAASNDRDIKFVDAILRHLRERFRVDDARVFATGHSNGGVFTYLLGMVRSKVFAAIAPSAAVAGGLWADNDAKPIPVMHIAGRNDNVVPFENQQKTLEAVCRRNACETKGIPWATAGDLTGTLYPSKAGASVVSVVHPGSHKYPENAIELIVRFFKERVSAG
- a CDS encoding STAS-like domain-containing protein — protein: MRARTTEIRTYMLTACRKKSLNVAADTARHFKISRQAASRHLHALEEAGFVRSEGTKNVKKSTLIPLKQTSRTFRLAGLKEDVVWLESIAPLIADLPDNVREMWQYGATEMINNAIDHSEGLTLAIHFSGNAIDCELTITDDGEGIFHRIQRLTGLYDARESILELAKGKLTTDPQNHSGEGIFFTSRAFDSFAIISGNLCFTHQSKKDDWLIDIDSDTPGTSIYLRLSNTSPRTMKEIYDEYAEPDEYAFNKTRVPVKLARYEGEKLVSRSQAKRLVSRFEKFSTVILDFEDVEEIGQAFADEIFRVFASNHPEVKLITAHVTDAVNKMILRALAVK
- a CDS encoding toll/interleukin-1 receptor domain-containing protein, with protein sequence MFDRVFISYASEDLQYAFKLYDFLAENYFRPLMDKLNLLPGQNWDFIMNKDGTLFIICMRGNGVHRLLRVLMGKVT